In Pseudanabaena galeata CCNP1313, one genomic interval encodes:
- a CDS encoding GTPase produces MPSNESIDYKLVLIAHIICADQQIHSDEAKALHELAEQVNANQQTIDETEKIFSQDKHLISVEDAAKKIKPNERSESIRQVLAIAYVDGFFSPLEREMVEKIADIFGCSQQLQDIIEAAEEFRANCVNDDGSENESSKLSLGAVILKGAESLLSRSIVQKLGQIAPENIGRKIEKLQREILLSGEEYDSAIKQCGDIAREDYQFSELSLNRTLQSLDKLKINIQKRLSVVQHQSSGKGTSSSAKEVFALLEETRKALTTEIIKEIELLRESLKAKQRALNHFSIAFMGKTKAGKSTLHAIVTGGGWEAIGVGKQRTTRYNRVYEWKNIRIIDTPGIGAPEDGGRTDEEVAQSVIDESDVICYVVTNDSIQETEFSFLKSLKEKTKPLIILLNVKNNLRDSRRLQHFLSDPDKPFTQEGKSSLKGHIERIRRYAQEHYANNYFDVIPSMLLAAQMSREPENEKIKDKLFEASRIKDFLDSIRVSLVEYGTIRRSQTLLGSTVGTVEKPHKWLTKEVQKYQEMLESLRINRRKVLGKVKLAEQDALLGLENQIGEVFQDVSNNAVTSFAKDNWKSDQPTMNKNWEKKLKDIRFSERIGNAYQKVGEEFKKEASEILEELGRELQLVADLSDGSFKFDKHDIDGSVKSYLKWGGIIAGIATGIMLFTPLAPFALAVGLIGSAMGIISNWFKSEDEKRREAAAKITSSLRSQLEIQQTQFAKKAKDDFSKSCRQTERDIDQYFEELIAGVEAITSELRTSQVQIQGTANYLNRAYAKRIIDYCLKQYNPLTDSGISQTIFKVERQFGQSINIQTKSNIKISKKLQEDLKRILQEDVTIQTVNTQSK; encoded by the coding sequence ATGCCGTCAAATGAATCAATAGACTACAAGCTCGTACTAATCGCACATATCATATGTGCTGATCAACAGATCCATAGTGATGAGGCAAAGGCATTGCATGAATTGGCAGAGCAAGTCAATGCCAATCAACAAACTATTGACGAAACAGAGAAAATATTTTCTCAAGATAAACATCTGATCTCTGTTGAAGATGCAGCTAAGAAAATCAAACCCAATGAAAGATCTGAGTCAATCAGACAGGTTTTAGCGATCGCTTATGTTGACGGCTTTTTCTCGCCACTCGAAAGGGAGATGGTGGAGAAAATTGCAGATATATTTGGCTGTTCACAACAACTACAAGACATTATCGAAGCTGCCGAAGAGTTTAGGGCTAATTGTGTCAATGATGATGGTAGTGAGAATGAGTCATCAAAACTCTCTCTTGGTGCAGTCATTCTAAAAGGGGCTGAGTCTCTTTTATCAAGATCGATTGTTCAAAAATTGGGACAAATTGCTCCTGAGAATATTGGACGCAAAATTGAAAAATTGCAGCGAGAAATCTTGCTGTCGGGTGAAGAGTATGACTCGGCTATCAAGCAATGCGGTGATATTGCTAGGGAAGATTATCAGTTTTCGGAACTGTCCCTAAATAGAACTTTACAATCACTAGACAAGCTAAAGATCAATATTCAAAAACGTCTTTCAGTTGTGCAGCATCAATCAAGTGGAAAGGGGACTTCCAGCAGTGCTAAGGAAGTTTTTGCACTACTGGAAGAAACTAGAAAAGCGTTGACAACTGAAATAATCAAAGAGATCGAACTGTTAAGAGAATCTCTAAAAGCTAAACAGCGTGCGCTTAATCACTTTAGTATTGCTTTTATGGGGAAGACAAAAGCGGGGAAAAGCACACTTCACGCCATTGTTACAGGTGGTGGATGGGAAGCTATTGGCGTAGGGAAACAACGCACAACTCGCTACAATCGAGTCTATGAATGGAAAAACATTCGGATTATTGACACCCCTGGAATTGGCGCACCTGAAGACGGAGGCAGAACAGATGAAGAGGTTGCTCAAAGTGTGATTGATGAGTCTGATGTTATTTGCTATGTCGTCACTAATGACAGCATTCAAGAAACTGAATTTAGTTTTCTAAAAAGTTTAAAAGAAAAGACAAAGCCTTTGATTATTCTCCTAAATGTCAAAAACAATTTGCGAGATTCTAGGCGTTTACAACACTTTTTAAGCGATCCCGATAAGCCATTCACACAAGAGGGGAAAAGTAGTCTTAAAGGTCACATTGAGAGAATTCGCCGTTATGCTCAAGAGCATTATGCCAATAACTACTTCGATGTTATTCCTTCTATGCTTTTGGCAGCCCAAATGTCTCGTGAGCCAGAAAACGAGAAAATTAAAGACAAACTATTTGAAGCTAGTAGAATAAAGGATTTTCTAGATTCTATTCGGGTATCTCTAGTCGAATATGGGACAATTCGGCGATCGCAAACTCTTTTAGGCTCAACAGTGGGAACTGTTGAAAAGCCTCACAAATGGCTTACTAAAGAGGTACAAAAATATCAAGAAATGCTTGAAAGTTTAAGGATAAATCGAAGGAAGGTACTAGGAAAAGTCAAATTAGCTGAACAAGATGCTCTCCTTGGCTTAGAAAATCAAATTGGAGAAGTTTTTCAAGATGTCAGTAATAATGCGGTTACATCTTTCGCCAAAGACAATTGGAAATCCGATCAGCCTACGATGAATAAAAACTGGGAGAAAAAGCTCAAAGATATTCGTTTTTCTGAGCGAATTGGTAATGCCTATCAAAAAGTGGGTGAAGAGTTTAAGAAGGAAGCTTCTGAAATTCTTGAAGAATTAGGCAGAGAATTACAGCTTGTCGCAGATCTGTCAGATGGAAGTTTTAAATTTGATAAACATGATATAGATGGTTCTGTAAAGTCTTATCTGAAATGGGGTGGAATAATAGCAGGTATAGCAACAGGAATAATGTTGTTTACTCCACTAGCCCCTTTTGCCTTAGCAGTTGGACTAATTGGTAGTGCAATGGGAATTATTAGTAATTGGTTTAAGTCAGAAGACGAAAAACGTAGGGAAGCTGCTGCTAAAATAACAAGCTCACTGCGTAGTCAACTAGAAATTCAACAAACACAATTTGCAAAAAAGGCAAAAGATGATTTTAGTAAGTCTTGCAGACAAACTGAAAGAGATATCGATCAATATTTTGAAGAACTGATTGCGGGAGTTGAAGCAATTACTTCTGAACTAAGGACATCACAAGTACAGATTCAAGGCACTGCTAACTATTTGAATCGTGCTTATGCCAAGCGCATTATTGATTATTGCCTGAAACAGTATAACCCTCTTACTGATTCAGGCATAAGCCAAACAATTTTTAAAGTTGAGAGACAGTTTGGACAGTCAATAAACATTCAAACCAAGTCAAACATCAAGATATCCAAGAAATTGCAGGAAGATCTCAAACGAATCTTGCAAGAGGATGTCACCATTCAAACTGTAAATACACAATCAAAATAG
- a CDS encoding GTPase: MSQANTGFKAAEVGAKIKGGLSKLDKLLTQSKNDELSAIRAKLRDQLKEYQSQGAIRVAFIGQYNAGKSTMISALTGRRDIRIDSDIATDTTSIYDWNGIQIIDTPGLFTDRKDHDDITYEAIDKADLLVFSLTYMLFDSVTAKNFKYLAYEKGYRWKMMLVVNKMSDEAGEEEQKIANYRQSLATAIAPYSLDEFPLCFVDAKDYCEGIDEEDSFLTEISRFPTFTDALNNFVERRASLTKFDTPIRIVLRQLEDAQNIVVRDSVKDTAFFELLSRINRLVQQDRERLRTKVKSITLRLSATVVNEGSDLADLLGVEKDFESAAKLVEARVQSHCEKAAEEIQREVQATLDSTQTAVTELFQGDLFNAFEARLSTNQNISVKSVTASSDTVKLQRQVEVLKKISTNVGGEVRKLAVNSGAVGSSGFLAASQVAGSSAHQIVYNVGKFIGIKFAPWGAVNIAKNIANAMPFIGAAVSAVSVFMDVKAIEEEKKQQQELLDARLNLTSQFVSISKQLEEQANEQLREFESQFFGDIEKQILEARQREEVEIKSSNHYFSELVDLRNEFQMILSDIFKSANS; this comes from the coding sequence ATGTCTCAAGCAAATACAGGTTTTAAAGCTGCTGAAGTCGGAGCCAAGATCAAGGGAGGGCTTAGCAAATTAGACAAGCTCTTAACTCAATCAAAAAATGATGAGTTGTCTGCTATTCGTGCAAAACTGCGCGATCAGCTAAAAGAATATCAATCACAAGGGGCGATTAGAGTTGCTTTTATTGGTCAGTACAACGCAGGTAAATCTACAATGATTTCTGCTCTCACTGGACGGCGTGACATTCGCATTGACTCTGATATTGCTACCGATACCACCTCTATCTATGATTGGAATGGCATCCAGATAATCGATACCCCAGGTCTTTTCACCGATCGCAAAGATCACGATGACATTACCTATGAGGCAATTGATAAAGCCGACTTACTAGTTTTTTCGCTTACTTATATGCTGTTTGATTCGGTAACAGCGAAAAACTTTAAGTATTTAGCCTATGAAAAGGGCTATCGGTGGAAAATGATGCTTGTTGTGAACAAAATGTCTGACGAAGCTGGCGAAGAGGAACAAAAGATTGCTAACTATCGCCAGAGTCTAGCAACTGCGATCGCTCCTTATAGTCTTGATGAGTTTCCCTTGTGCTTTGTAGATGCTAAGGATTATTGTGAAGGCATAGATGAAGAAGATAGTTTTTTAACTGAAATTAGTCGTTTCCCAACCTTCACTGATGCACTGAATAATTTTGTAGAACGTAGAGCCTCTTTAACAAAATTTGATACCCCGATCCGTATCGTTTTGAGACAATTAGAAGATGCTCAAAACATCGTGGTGCGTGATTCTGTAAAAGATACAGCTTTCTTTGAATTGTTATCTCGCATTAACCGTTTAGTCCAACAAGATCGAGAACGTCTGCGTACTAAAGTCAAAAGTATTACACTTCGTTTGTCTGCCACAGTCGTAAATGAAGGATCTGATCTAGCTGATTTACTCGGTGTAGAAAAAGATTTTGAATCGGCTGCAAAACTGGTAGAAGCAAGAGTACAAAGCCATTGTGAAAAAGCGGCTGAAGAAATTCAAAGAGAAGTTCAGGCTACTCTAGATTCGACGCAAACAGCAGTCACAGAATTATTTCAAGGTGATTTGTTTAATGCTTTTGAGGCGAGATTATCGACAAACCAAAATATCTCTGTAAAATCTGTAACTGCTAGTTCTGATACTGTCAAGCTACAAAGACAAGTTGAAGTCCTTAAAAAGATTTCTACAAATGTAGGAGGAGAGGTCAGAAAATTAGCAGTAAACTCAGGTGCTGTAGGATCTAGCGGATTTTTAGCGGCATCACAAGTAGCAGGTAGTAGCGCTCATCAAATTGTTTACAACGTTGGTAAATTCATTGGTATTAAGTTTGCACCTTGGGGGGCTGTGAACATTGCGAAAAATATTGCTAATGCTATGCCTTTTATTGGTGCAGCAGTCAGCGCTGTATCTGTATTTATGGATGTGAAAGCTATAGAAGAAGAGAAGAAACAGCAACAAGAGCTACTTGATGCTCGCCTAAATCTCACAAGTCAGTTTGTCTCCATTTCTAAACAGTTAGAAGAACAAGCAAATGAGCAACTCAGAGAGTTTGAGTCACAATTTTTTGGCGATATTGAGAAACAAATTTTAGAAGCTCGTCAGCGTGAAGAGGTAGAAATCAAAAGCTCAAATCATTATTTTAGTGAGCTTGTCGATCTCCGTAATGAATTTCAGATGATTCTGAGCGATATATTTAAATCTGCCAATAGTTAA
- a CDS encoding Rho termination factor N-terminal domain-containing protein, whose product MKTQSLTKTAIEAVITISLIAIMGLLTALIYALLSLLGTETAPQFLLTPQEAVAETAAKNLEVTNPVLSSAKAAPKLEVAVKKANTEIIASATKPLTKMTVQELRPLARERKIPNWRKLKKKELLLYLTT is encoded by the coding sequence ATGAAAACTCAATCATTAACCAAGACCGCAATCGAAGCCGTCATCACCATCAGTCTGATTGCAATAATGGGACTCTTGACTGCCCTCATCTACGCCCTACTATCATTACTAGGGACTGAAACCGCACCGCAATTCCTGCTGACTCCTCAAGAGGCAGTAGCAGAAACCGCAGCCAAGAACCTAGAAGTTACAAACCCAGTTCTATCCTCAGCAAAAGCAGCCCCAAAACTAGAAGTAGCAGTCAAGAAAGCAAATACAGAAATCATCGCAAGCGCTACTAAACCTCTCACAAAAATGACCGTTCAAGAACTCAGACCCCTAGCGAGAGAACGCAAAATCCCCAACTGGCGAAAGCTGAAGAAGAAAGAACTACTTCTCTACCTAACCACCTAA
- a CDS encoding Tn3 family transposase: MTAIERTAYPRFKSQATVKELAELYTPSASEINLAKGHVKSKRGLLRFLVMLKSFQRLGYFPLSSDVPPTVISHIRACLNLSANICAIPPERSRYYYAEAIRAYLRVSPFDRKAQTAIATVIATSAEIMEYPADLINVAVEELVKARYELPAFSTIDRLVGHIRAVVNNRLFQRIAKAMSPNQQAFVDELVSNSTPESELTFSLLRAAPKSDRLSHIQALQTKFDQILTFGDARQLLLKIAPAKVKSFAAQAKALAMTDLREMNLAKRRALLVCLLYRVQVKTRDHLVEMFLKRVQKMHQCAKDKLVELREQNLTKTESMLAVLTEILQTSTGETDTASLGGRVQSVLETHGGAAALLAQCEEITAYNTDNYLPLIWRFYSRYRSVLFPLVRGLEIQSASQDLSLTAALTLVLAHENRRSKWLSAEDLDLSFMSDRWRRLVVVESDGISQLVRQQFEVCVFTYLAAELKSGDACVVGSENYADFREQLLSWDECQPKLADYCQQTGMALTAAKFVEQLQSCLTQTAIAVDQICKDGTQVTISADAVPVLKRITAEPPPSGAIELESAILQRLPERSVLDILCNVEHWLNWVRHFGHVSGSESKIENPSERYILTVFGYGCNLGPNQTARHTRGQVSSRMLAYVNRQHISIPQLEAAMRDLINAYNRLELPKCWGTGKRAAADGSKFQLYENNLMSEYHIRYGGYGGIAYHHVSDTYIALFTHFINCGVWEAVYILDGLLKNTSDIQPDTLHADTQGQSTTVFGLSYLLGIKLMPRIRNWQDCKFFRPSLDSVYEYIDPLFKDVVDWSLIRTHWQDLMRVVLSIQSGKLLPSTLLRKLGSYSRKNRLYQAFRELGRVVRTVFLLEYISDRGLRREITACTNVVEGYNHFLDWIFFGKEGVITENDPEEQEKRLKYLDLVANAVILHNAVDLSLVIQQLKAEGFKFDRSMLVTLSPYLTRHLKRYGDFVIDLQSIPFPLEGAILIPLDSV; encoded by the coding sequence ATGACTGCTATTGAACGCACGGCTTATCCTCGATTCAAATCTCAAGCAACCGTGAAAGAACTTGCTGAACTATATACTCCGTCAGCATCTGAGATAAATCTAGCGAAGGGTCATGTCAAAAGTAAGCGGGGGTTACTGCGATTTTTAGTCATGCTCAAGTCATTTCAACGATTGGGATATTTCCCACTGTCATCCGATGTACCGCCCACAGTGATCAGTCATATTCGGGCTTGCTTAAACCTCAGTGCTAATATCTGTGCTATCCCGCCCGAACGTTCTCGTTACTACTATGCTGAGGCGATTCGGGCTTATTTGAGAGTTAGTCCTTTCGACCGCAAGGCGCAAACGGCGATCGCTACTGTCATTGCTACATCGGCGGAGATCATGGAATATCCTGCTGATTTAATCAATGTTGCGGTTGAAGAGTTGGTGAAAGCGCGTTATGAATTACCTGCTTTTAGTACGATTGATCGTTTGGTCGGTCATATCCGTGCTGTTGTGAATAACCGCTTGTTTCAGCGTATTGCTAAGGCGATGAGTCCAAATCAACAAGCCTTTGTGGATGAATTGGTCTCTAATTCAACGCCAGAATCGGAATTAACTTTCAGCTTATTGAGAGCAGCACCGAAAAGTGATCGCCTCTCTCATATTCAGGCTTTACAAACTAAGTTTGACCAAATACTTACTTTTGGTGATGCAAGGCAGTTGCTGCTGAAAATTGCCCCTGCCAAGGTCAAATCTTTTGCAGCACAAGCAAAAGCCTTGGCAATGACAGATCTCCGAGAGATGAATCTAGCGAAACGTCGCGCTCTGTTGGTATGCCTGCTCTATCGTGTGCAAGTTAAAACCCGTGACCATTTAGTAGAGATGTTTCTCAAGCGCGTGCAGAAAATGCATCAATGTGCCAAAGATAAATTGGTGGAGTTACGAGAACAGAATTTGACCAAAACTGAATCGATGTTGGCAGTGCTAACCGAGATTTTACAGACATCAACTGGGGAGACTGATACGGCGAGTTTGGGTGGACGGGTGCAATCTGTTTTGGAAACCCATGGGGGAGCTGCCGCTTTATTAGCACAGTGCGAGGAGATTACGGCTTACAATACCGATAATTATTTGCCTTTAATATGGCGGTTTTATAGTCGCTATCGTTCGGTTTTGTTTCCCTTGGTGCGTGGGTTAGAAATCCAGTCTGCTAGCCAAGATCTTTCCTTGACGGCAGCTTTGACTCTGGTTTTGGCTCATGAAAACCGTCGCTCTAAATGGTTGTCTGCGGAAGATCTCGATTTAAGCTTTATGAGCGATCGCTGGCGACGATTAGTGGTGGTTGAATCTGATGGTATTTCACAGTTAGTCCGTCAGCAATTCGAGGTCTGTGTCTTTACCTATTTGGCAGCCGAGTTGAAAAGTGGTGATGCTTGTGTGGTGGGTTCGGAAAACTATGCTGACTTCCGCGAACAGTTATTGTCTTGGGATGAGTGTCAGCCAAAATTGGCTGATTACTGCCAACAAACAGGTATGGCGCTTACGGCGGCTAAATTTGTTGAACAGCTTCAATCTTGTTTGACTCAAACTGCGATTGCTGTAGACCAAATCTGTAAGGATGGTACACAAGTGACGATTAGTGCTGATGCTGTACCTGTACTCAAAAGGATTACGGCGGAGCCGCCTCCATCGGGTGCGATAGAGTTGGAGTCGGCAATTTTACAACGGCTCCCTGAACGTAGTGTTTTGGATATTCTCTGTAATGTGGAACATTGGCTCAATTGGGTGCGCCACTTTGGTCATGTTTCTGGTTCTGAGTCAAAGATTGAGAATCCGTCTGAACGTTATATCTTAACGGTGTTTGGCTATGGTTGTAATCTTGGTCCTAATCAAACTGCTCGTCATACTCGCGGACAGGTCAGTTCAAGGATGCTGGCTTATGTGAATCGTCAACATATTTCGATTCCTCAACTTGAGGCGGCGATGCGAGATTTGATTAATGCTTATAATCGCTTGGAGTTACCGAAGTGTTGGGGAACTGGCAAACGGGCGGCGGCTGATGGTAGTAAGTTTCAGCTTTATGAGAATAATTTAATGTCTGAGTATCACATTCGTTATGGTGGCTATGGGGGGATTGCTTACCATCATGTATCTGATACTTATATTGCTCTGTTTACCCATTTCATCAATTGTGGTGTTTGGGAAGCAGTTTATATTCTTGATGGTTTACTCAAGAATACTTCCGATATCCAACCTGATACTTTGCACGCTGATACCCAAGGACAGTCTACTACTGTGTTTGGCTTGTCTTATCTGTTGGGAATTAAACTCATGCCTCGGATTCGTAACTGGCAGGACTGTAAGTTCTTTCGTCCCAGTCTGGACTCTGTTTATGAGTATATTGACCCATTGTTTAAAGATGTGGTTGATTGGTCGTTAATTCGTACTCACTGGCAGGATTTGATGCGGGTTGTTTTATCAATTCAATCAGGTAAGTTGTTGCCTTCGACGCTGTTACGAAAGCTTGGTAGTTACAGTCGCAAAAATCGTCTCTATCAGGCTTTCAGGGAATTAGGACGGGTTGTTCGTACAGTATTTCTACTGGAATATATTTCTGACCGTGGTTTGCGCCGCGAGATTACGGCTTGTACAAATGTGGTGGAGGGCTACAATCATTTCCTTGATTGGATATTTTTTGGTAAGGAGGGTGTTATTACGGAAAATGATCCTGAAGAGCAGGAGAAGCGTCTCAAGTATCTCGATCTGGTTGCTAATGCGGTCATTCTTCATAATGCTGTTGACCTTTCTCTCGTGATTCAGCAACTCAAGGCGGAGGGTTTCAAGTTTGATCGTTCGATGTTGGTGACTCTCAGCCCTTACTTGACGAGGCATTTGAAGCGCTATGGCGATTTTGTGATTGATTTGCAATCTATTCCATTTCCCTTGGAAGGTGCTATTTTAATCCCTCTTGATTCGGTATAG
- a CDS encoding Eco57I restriction-modification methylase domain-containing protein has protein sequence MYQPIFEITPEIEQHFDSPLRVKAEATVEAIALSKSISTATQQQQVELAKASGWGTLTDIWVKANHQGNTWQHRCHEKLSQLLTQAEIQAAKSATATAYQTSFEVIRAMWDLLGDIGFTGGAIIEPACNTLAFMGCQPTAMREISQWVGIELDPISAQIARLLYPEALIYAQGFETVSLSDNSFDLAIGNVPFGNYKLYDPRYAHMNLSIHNYFLVKSIDLVRENGLICLITSCFTLDASNTSFRKYLASKLELVTAIRLPDIAFKRFANTEVVADILIFRKLTETEQIATNQKNYKCPDWVKTVPSGKHTVNQEPIMINQWFVEVA, from the coding sequence ATGTACCAACCCATATTTGAGATCACGCCAGAAATCGAGCAGCATTTTGATAGTCCCCTGCGAGTAAAAGCTGAAGCAACCGTCGAGGCGATCGCCCTCAGTAAATCAATATCAACAGCAACACAACAACAACAGGTAGAACTAGCCAAAGCATCAGGATGGGGAACACTCACCGATATCTGGGTGAAAGCCAATCATCAAGGTAATACTTGGCAGCATCGATGCCATGAAAAACTAAGTCAACTATTGACCCAAGCCGAAATCCAAGCCGCCAAATCCGCAACCGCAACCGCTTACCAAACTAGCTTTGAAGTAATCCGCGCCATGTGGGATCTCCTTGGTGATATTGGTTTTACAGGTGGAGCGATCATTGAACCCGCTTGCAATACCCTAGCGTTCATGGGATGTCAGCCTACAGCGATGAGAGAGATCTCTCAATGGGTCGGCATAGAACTAGACCCAATCTCTGCCCAAATTGCGAGATTGCTATACCCAGAAGCACTGATTTACGCTCAGGGATTTGAGACAGTGAGCCTAAGTGACAACAGTTTTGATCTAGCGATCGGTAATGTTCCCTTTGGCAATTACAAACTGTACGATCCACGGTATGCCCACATGAACTTAAGCATCCATAACTATTTCCTAGTCAAATCTATAGATTTAGTCAGAGAAAATGGATTGATATGCTTGATTACCAGTTGTTTCACCCTAGATGCTTCTAATACCAGCTTTCGGAAATATCTAGCGAGTAAGTTAGAGCTAGTGACTGCGATTAGATTGCCAGACATCGCTTTCAAGAGATTTGCCAACACGGAAGTAGTTGCCGATATTCTTATTTTCCGTAAACTCACAGAAACTGAACAGATAGCCACGAATCAAAAGAATTATAAATGTCCTGATTGGGTAAAGACAGTTCCATCGGGCAAACACACAGTCAATCAGGAGCCAATCATGATTAATCAATGGTTTGTAGAGGTTGCCTAG